The Glycine soja cultivar W05 chromosome 3, ASM419377v2, whole genome shotgun sequence genome window below encodes:
- the LOC114406128 gene encoding uncharacterized protein LOC114406128 isoform X2 — translation MVGKTMSMAATSREKLASLVNAAKLAIDIPSKLESLRQLRHELPPEDPVLLTEFLPSLFLFHSDRFGPVRKFLTEMLGEIGLKNTEFLSNIVPVLIDLLDDDTPAVVRQVLLCGTDLFRATLEKIVVQGLYSSDLDGALESAWAWMLKFKDKVYSIAFQHGSGGAKLLALKFVEAVIRLYTPDPNGSSEPTSHQGRPVEFNILWLRRGHPVLNIGDLKIEASHRLGLLLDQLRFPTVKSLSNSVIIVLIKSLSAIAFDRPAFYGRILPVLLSLEPSSSVVNGVCVSATHFALKNAFVTCSKCTHPSAAPWRDRLAEALKEMQSEGKADRVFHLISASNGTIEREKDDQPVIKEEEPATNSGDSVQNNLARKRSGSQIGGDLAEDEETPGKRVRTTVVALEEPKELDECTTTYSQDETPTVPTSSKGDVDNGPVRQLVATFGALIAQGERAVGHLEILISSISADLLAEVVMANMQNLPPNYPNAEGNDEQLQDISMIGSDDKAKYPPSFVAAVMSLSSTFPPIASLLDAHQSVSNEKSQVEEEISATAANSGAVDSGMNIESENIPSPIDFPSSDASIPGVENGCTTMPPDIHDVGNSESGIPGLDSFGRSDSVSQTSAPSLLVSTETCLEDGSQEQVTSLDQRSPLNVAPSISTDRSEELSPKAAVRDVNSLVSSTATSVVPPRLVLPKMIAPVVDLEDEQKDHLQKSCFMRIIDAYKQIAVAGGTNIRFSILAYLGVEFPLELDPWKLLQKHILIDYISHEGHELTLRVLYRLFGEAEEEPDFFSSTTAASVYENFLLTVAEALRDSFPPSDKSLSKLLGESPYLPKSVLKILENMCSPGNGDKGEKELHSLNADRVTQGLSTVWSLILLRPPIRDTCLQIALQSAVHHLEEVRMKAIRLVANKLYPLSSISKQIEDFAKEMLFSVMSGDASEATDIEGSIADSEKGPDVEKVPNEQSSLSGSTKDVTSDNRQSCTSESVSPDSVSEAQRCMSLYFALCTKKHSLFRQIFVIYRSTSKAVKQAVHRQIPILVRTMGSSSDLLEIISDPPNGSENLLMQVLQTLTDGTIPSKDLICTVKRLHDSKLKDAEFLIPILPFLSNDEVMPIFSHIVNLPLEKFQAALGRILQGSSQSGPVLTPAEVLIAIHGIDPEKDGIALKKVTDACNACFEQRQTFTQEVLARVLNQLVEQIPPPLLFMRTVLQAIGAFPTLVDFIMGILSRLVTKQIWKYPKLWVGFLKCVQLTKPQSFGILLQLPPAQLENALNRIAALKAPLIAHASQPDIQSKLPRAVLVVLGLASDSQVSSQAQTSQTQTSQTQTSQTQTTQTQTSQTQTGETSSSDKDTATEKSKESSTAS, via the exons ATGGTCGGAAAAACAATGTCCATGGCGGCGACTTCCCGCGAAAAACTGGCGAGTCTCGTGAACGCCGCCAAGCTGGCCATCGACATCCCTTCGAAGCTAGAATCGCTGCGCCAACTCCGCCACGAACTTCCCCCCGAAGACCCCGTTCTCCTCACCGAGTTCCTCCCCTCGCTCTTCCTCTTCCACTCCGATCGCTTCGGCCCCGTTCGCAAATTCCTCACCGA GATGCTTGGGGAGATTGGATTGAAGAACACAGAGTTCTTGTCCAACATTGTGCCTGTGCTTATTGATTTATTGGATGATGACACGCCGGCGGTTGTTCGCCAAGTTCTACTGTGCGGAACTGACTTGTTTCGCGCCACTCTTGAGAAAATTGTGGTTCAG ggtCTATACTCTAGTGATTTAGATGGTGCCCTTGAATCTGCTTGGGCATGGATGCTTAAATTCAAAGACAAAGTGTACTCAATAGCTTTTCAA CATGGAAGTGGTGGCGCAAAGCTGCTGGCACTGAAGTTTGTTGAGGCAGTTATTCGTCTTTACACACCTGATCCCAATGGTTCCTCAGAGCCCACTTCTCATCAAG GAAGGCCTGtggaatttaatatattatggcTCAGGCGGGGTCATCCTGTACTTAACATTGGagatttgaaaattgaagcCAGCCATCGTTTGGGTCTCTTGCTTGATCAACTCAGATTTCCAACTGTGAAGTCCCTTAGTAACTCAGTAATCATTGTGCTGATTAAAAG TCTATCAGCCATTGCATTTGACAGGCCTGCATTCTATGGCCGCATCTTGCCAGTTTTGCTCAGTTTGGAACCTTCCAGCTCTGTTGTTAATGGGGTCTGTGTATCAGCTACACATTTTGCTTTGAAGAATGCCTTTGTTACTTGCTCGAAATGTACACATCCAAGTGCTGCTCCG tggAGAGATCGTTTGGCAGAGGCCTTGAAGGAAATGCAGTCAGAAGGAAAGGCAGATCGGGTGTTCCACCTAATCTCTGCTAGTAATGGAAccatagagagagagaaagatgatCAACCTGTTATCAAG gaAGAGGAACCTGCAACAAATTCTGGCGATTCAGTGCAGAATAATTTGGCAAGAAAACGATCAGGATCACAAATTGGAGGTGATTTAGCTGAAGATGAAGAAACTCCTGGAAAACGGGTCAGGACAACTGTTGTTGCTTTGGAAGAGCCTAAGGAGTTAGATGAATGTACCACTACCTACTCTCAGGATGAGACTCCAACTGTACCAACATCTTCAAAAGGAGATGTGGATAATGGGCCTGTACGGCAACTTGTTGCCACATTTGGTGCTTTGATTGCTCAAGGTGAAAGAGCTGTTGGACATTTGGAAATTCTCATCTCAAGTATTTCTGCTGACTTGCTAGCTGAGGTGGTGATGGCAAATATGCAAAACCTACCTCCGAATTACCCTAATGCTGAAGGAAATGATGAACAGCTGCAAGACATTAGTATGATTGGTTCTGATGACAAGGCTAAATATCCACCATCATTTGTAGCTGCTGTTATGTCACTTTCTAGTACTTTCCCGCCAATAGCTTCCCTTCTTGATGCACATCAATCAGTGTCCAATGAG AAGTCACAAGTGGAGGAAGAAATTTCTGCAACTGCTGCAAATAGTGGTGCTGTGGATTCTGGCATGAATATTGAATCTGAAAATATACCATCGCCTATTGATTTTCCATCTTCTGATGCCAGTATACCTGGAGTAGAGAATGGCTGCACAACTATGCCTCCTGACATCCATGATGTTGGAAACTCAGAGAGTGGAATCCCTGGCCTAGATTCTTTTGGTCGTAGTGATTCTGTGTCACAAACTTCTGCTCCTTCCTTGTTGGTTTCCACTGAAACATGCCTAGAAGATGGCAGTCAAGAGCAGGTTACAAGTTTGGATCAGAGGTCACCTCTGAACGTAGCTCCATCAATATCAACAGATAGGTCTGAGGAGCTGAGCCCAAAAGCGGCTGTTAGAGATGTCAATAGCTTGGTGTCCTCAACAGCTACTTCAGTTGTGCCTCCCCGATTAGTCTTGCCAAAGATGATTGCTCCTGTTGTTGACCTTGAAGATGAACAAAAGGATCATTTGCAAAAGTCATGTTTTATGCGTATTATTGATGCATATAAGCAAATAGCTGTAGCTGGAGGCACCAACATTCGTTTTTCGATACTTGCTTATTTAGGAGTTGAG TTTCCCTTGGAATTAGACCCGTGGAAACTATTACAGAAGCATATTTTGATTGATTACATTAGTCATGAG GGACATGAGTTGACATTGCGTGTCCTCTACAGATTATTTGGTGAGGCTGAAGAGGAGCCTGACTTCTTTTCTTCCACAACAGCAGCTTCTGTATATGAAAATTTCCTCCTTACAGTG GCAGAAGCACTTAGAGATTCCTTTCCACCTTCAGATAAATCATTAAGTAAATTGCTTGGTGAATCTCCTTATTTACCAAAATCAGTTctgaaaattttagaaaacatgTGTTCTCCTGGAAATGGGGATAAAGGTGAAAAGGAGTTGCACTCACTGAATGCAGATAGAGTTACTCAAGGTCTAAGTACTGTATGGAGTTTGATTCTTCTAAGGCCTCCCATTCGAGATACTTGCTTACAAATTGCTCTACAG AGTGCAGTGCATCATCTGGAAGAAGTGCGTATGAAGGCGATACGTCTG GTGGCAAATAAGCTTTATCCTTTGTCATCCATTTCTAAGCAAATAGAAGATTTTGCAAAGGAAATGCTTTTCTCAGTGATGAGTGGGGATGCATCTGAAGCTACTGATATTGAAGGTTCCATTGCTGATTCAGAAAAG GGACCTGATGTTGAGAAGGTTCCAAACGAACAATCATCATTGAGTGGCAGCACTAAAGATGTCACCTCAGATAATCGTCAATCATGCACATCTGAGAGTGTCTCACCAGATTCAGTTTCTGAGGCTCAGAGGTGCATGTCATTGTATTTTGCTTTGTGTACAAAG AAACATTCTCTCTTTCGCCAAATATTTGTCATCTATAGAAGTACATCAAAGGCAGTGAAGCAG GCAGTACATCGCCAAATTCCAATACTAGTACGTACTATGGGCTCATCTTCAGATCTCCTTGAAATTATTTCAGATCCCCCAAATGGAAGCGAGAATCTTCTAATGCAG GTATTGCAAACACTTACAGATGGTACGATCCCTTCTAAGGATTTAATATGTACTGTGAAAAGGTTGCATGATTCAAAACTCAAG GATGCAGAGTTTCTTATTCCGATATTACCATTCCTATCAAATGATGAG GTAATGCCCATTTTTTCTCACATTGTGAATCTTCCTTTAGAGAAGTTCCAAGCAGCACTTGGGCGCATATTACAG GGATCATCACAATCAGGTCCAGTTCTTACTCCGGCTGAAGTTTTAATTGCAATTCATGGAATTGATCCTGAAAAGGACGGAATTGCCTTGAAAAAG GTCACAGACGCATGCAATGCTTGCTTTGAGCAGCGGCAAACTTTTACTCAAGAAGTTCTTGCCAGAGTTTTGAATCAGTTG GTTGAGCAGATTCCTCCTCCTTTACTGTTCATGCGTACTGTATTACAAGCAATTGGTGCTTTTCCAACACTG GTGGACTTTATAATGGGGATTCTTTCTCGCCTTGTGACGAAGCAG ATATGGAAATACCCTAAGTTGTGGGTGGGATTCTTGAAGTGTGTGCAGTTGACAAAACCACAGTCATTTGGCATTTTGCTTCAG CTGCCTCCAGCACAATTGGAAAATGCATTAAATAGAATTGCAGCCTTGAAGGCACCATTGATTGCGCATGCAAGCCAGCCAGATATACAATCTAAACTTCCGAG GGCTGTGCTGGTTGTTCTGGGACTTGCTTCCGATTCTCAGGTTTCAAGTCAAGCACAAACTAGTCAGACACAAACTAGTCAGACACAGACTAGTCAAACACAGACTACTCAGACACAAACTAGTCAAACACAGACTGGTGAGACAAGCAGCTCAGACAAGGACACAGCGACAGAAAAATCAAAGGAATCGTCTACAGCCAGCTAA
- the LOC114406128 gene encoding uncharacterized protein LOC114406128 isoform X1, with the protein MVGKTMSMAATSREKLASLVNAAKLAIDIPSKLESLRQLRHELPPEDPVLLTEFLPSLFLFHSDRFGPVRKFLTEMLGEIGLKNTEFLSNIVPVLIDLLDDDTPAVVRQVLLCGTDLFRATLEKIVVQGLYSSDLDGALESAWAWMLKFKDKVYSIAFQHGSGGAKLLALKFVEAVIRLYTPDPNGSSEPTSHQGRPVEFNILWLRRGHPVLNIGDLKIEASHRLGLLLDQLRFPTVKSLSNSVIIVLIKSLSAIAFDRPAFYGRILPVLLSLEPSSSVVNGVCVSATHFALKNAFVTCSKCTHPSAAPWRDRLAEALKEMQSEGKADRVFHLISASNGTIEREKDDQPVIKEEEPATNSGDSVQNNLARKRSGSQIGGDLAEDEETPGKRVRTTVVALEEPKELDECTTTYSQDETPTVPTSSKGDVDNGPVRQLVATFGALIAQGERAVGHLEILISSISADLLAEVVMANMQNLPPNYPNAEGNDEQLQDISMIGSDDKAKYPPSFVAAVMSLSSTFPPIASLLDAHQSVSNEVKSQVEEEISATAANSGAVDSGMNIESENIPSPIDFPSSDASIPGVENGCTTMPPDIHDVGNSESGIPGLDSFGRSDSVSQTSAPSLLVSTETCLEDGSQEQVTSLDQRSPLNVAPSISTDRSEELSPKAAVRDVNSLVSSTATSVVPPRLVLPKMIAPVVDLEDEQKDHLQKSCFMRIIDAYKQIAVAGGTNIRFSILAYLGVEFPLELDPWKLLQKHILIDYISHEGHELTLRVLYRLFGEAEEEPDFFSSTTAASVYENFLLTVAEALRDSFPPSDKSLSKLLGESPYLPKSVLKILENMCSPGNGDKGEKELHSLNADRVTQGLSTVWSLILLRPPIRDTCLQIALQSAVHHLEEVRMKAIRLVANKLYPLSSISKQIEDFAKEMLFSVMSGDASEATDIEGSIADSEKGPDVEKVPNEQSSLSGSTKDVTSDNRQSCTSESVSPDSVSEAQRCMSLYFALCTKKHSLFRQIFVIYRSTSKAVKQAVHRQIPILVRTMGSSSDLLEIISDPPNGSENLLMQVLQTLTDGTIPSKDLICTVKRLHDSKLKDAEFLIPILPFLSNDEVMPIFSHIVNLPLEKFQAALGRILQGSSQSGPVLTPAEVLIAIHGIDPEKDGIALKKVTDACNACFEQRQTFTQEVLARVLNQLVEQIPPPLLFMRTVLQAIGAFPTLVDFIMGILSRLVTKQIWKYPKLWVGFLKCVQLTKPQSFGILLQLPPAQLENALNRIAALKAPLIAHASQPDIQSKLPRAVLVVLGLASDSQVSSQAQTSQTQTSQTQTSQTQTTQTQTSQTQTGETSSSDKDTATEKSKESSTAS; encoded by the exons ATGGTCGGAAAAACAATGTCCATGGCGGCGACTTCCCGCGAAAAACTGGCGAGTCTCGTGAACGCCGCCAAGCTGGCCATCGACATCCCTTCGAAGCTAGAATCGCTGCGCCAACTCCGCCACGAACTTCCCCCCGAAGACCCCGTTCTCCTCACCGAGTTCCTCCCCTCGCTCTTCCTCTTCCACTCCGATCGCTTCGGCCCCGTTCGCAAATTCCTCACCGA GATGCTTGGGGAGATTGGATTGAAGAACACAGAGTTCTTGTCCAACATTGTGCCTGTGCTTATTGATTTATTGGATGATGACACGCCGGCGGTTGTTCGCCAAGTTCTACTGTGCGGAACTGACTTGTTTCGCGCCACTCTTGAGAAAATTGTGGTTCAG ggtCTATACTCTAGTGATTTAGATGGTGCCCTTGAATCTGCTTGGGCATGGATGCTTAAATTCAAAGACAAAGTGTACTCAATAGCTTTTCAA CATGGAAGTGGTGGCGCAAAGCTGCTGGCACTGAAGTTTGTTGAGGCAGTTATTCGTCTTTACACACCTGATCCCAATGGTTCCTCAGAGCCCACTTCTCATCAAG GAAGGCCTGtggaatttaatatattatggcTCAGGCGGGGTCATCCTGTACTTAACATTGGagatttgaaaattgaagcCAGCCATCGTTTGGGTCTCTTGCTTGATCAACTCAGATTTCCAACTGTGAAGTCCCTTAGTAACTCAGTAATCATTGTGCTGATTAAAAG TCTATCAGCCATTGCATTTGACAGGCCTGCATTCTATGGCCGCATCTTGCCAGTTTTGCTCAGTTTGGAACCTTCCAGCTCTGTTGTTAATGGGGTCTGTGTATCAGCTACACATTTTGCTTTGAAGAATGCCTTTGTTACTTGCTCGAAATGTACACATCCAAGTGCTGCTCCG tggAGAGATCGTTTGGCAGAGGCCTTGAAGGAAATGCAGTCAGAAGGAAAGGCAGATCGGGTGTTCCACCTAATCTCTGCTAGTAATGGAAccatagagagagagaaagatgatCAACCTGTTATCAAG gaAGAGGAACCTGCAACAAATTCTGGCGATTCAGTGCAGAATAATTTGGCAAGAAAACGATCAGGATCACAAATTGGAGGTGATTTAGCTGAAGATGAAGAAACTCCTGGAAAACGGGTCAGGACAACTGTTGTTGCTTTGGAAGAGCCTAAGGAGTTAGATGAATGTACCACTACCTACTCTCAGGATGAGACTCCAACTGTACCAACATCTTCAAAAGGAGATGTGGATAATGGGCCTGTACGGCAACTTGTTGCCACATTTGGTGCTTTGATTGCTCAAGGTGAAAGAGCTGTTGGACATTTGGAAATTCTCATCTCAAGTATTTCTGCTGACTTGCTAGCTGAGGTGGTGATGGCAAATATGCAAAACCTACCTCCGAATTACCCTAATGCTGAAGGAAATGATGAACAGCTGCAAGACATTAGTATGATTGGTTCTGATGACAAGGCTAAATATCCACCATCATTTGTAGCTGCTGTTATGTCACTTTCTAGTACTTTCCCGCCAATAGCTTCCCTTCTTGATGCACATCAATCAGTGTCCAATGAGGTA AAGTCACAAGTGGAGGAAGAAATTTCTGCAACTGCTGCAAATAGTGGTGCTGTGGATTCTGGCATGAATATTGAATCTGAAAATATACCATCGCCTATTGATTTTCCATCTTCTGATGCCAGTATACCTGGAGTAGAGAATGGCTGCACAACTATGCCTCCTGACATCCATGATGTTGGAAACTCAGAGAGTGGAATCCCTGGCCTAGATTCTTTTGGTCGTAGTGATTCTGTGTCACAAACTTCTGCTCCTTCCTTGTTGGTTTCCACTGAAACATGCCTAGAAGATGGCAGTCAAGAGCAGGTTACAAGTTTGGATCAGAGGTCACCTCTGAACGTAGCTCCATCAATATCAACAGATAGGTCTGAGGAGCTGAGCCCAAAAGCGGCTGTTAGAGATGTCAATAGCTTGGTGTCCTCAACAGCTACTTCAGTTGTGCCTCCCCGATTAGTCTTGCCAAAGATGATTGCTCCTGTTGTTGACCTTGAAGATGAACAAAAGGATCATTTGCAAAAGTCATGTTTTATGCGTATTATTGATGCATATAAGCAAATAGCTGTAGCTGGAGGCACCAACATTCGTTTTTCGATACTTGCTTATTTAGGAGTTGAG TTTCCCTTGGAATTAGACCCGTGGAAACTATTACAGAAGCATATTTTGATTGATTACATTAGTCATGAG GGACATGAGTTGACATTGCGTGTCCTCTACAGATTATTTGGTGAGGCTGAAGAGGAGCCTGACTTCTTTTCTTCCACAACAGCAGCTTCTGTATATGAAAATTTCCTCCTTACAGTG GCAGAAGCACTTAGAGATTCCTTTCCACCTTCAGATAAATCATTAAGTAAATTGCTTGGTGAATCTCCTTATTTACCAAAATCAGTTctgaaaattttagaaaacatgTGTTCTCCTGGAAATGGGGATAAAGGTGAAAAGGAGTTGCACTCACTGAATGCAGATAGAGTTACTCAAGGTCTAAGTACTGTATGGAGTTTGATTCTTCTAAGGCCTCCCATTCGAGATACTTGCTTACAAATTGCTCTACAG AGTGCAGTGCATCATCTGGAAGAAGTGCGTATGAAGGCGATACGTCTG GTGGCAAATAAGCTTTATCCTTTGTCATCCATTTCTAAGCAAATAGAAGATTTTGCAAAGGAAATGCTTTTCTCAGTGATGAGTGGGGATGCATCTGAAGCTACTGATATTGAAGGTTCCATTGCTGATTCAGAAAAG GGACCTGATGTTGAGAAGGTTCCAAACGAACAATCATCATTGAGTGGCAGCACTAAAGATGTCACCTCAGATAATCGTCAATCATGCACATCTGAGAGTGTCTCACCAGATTCAGTTTCTGAGGCTCAGAGGTGCATGTCATTGTATTTTGCTTTGTGTACAAAG AAACATTCTCTCTTTCGCCAAATATTTGTCATCTATAGAAGTACATCAAAGGCAGTGAAGCAG GCAGTACATCGCCAAATTCCAATACTAGTACGTACTATGGGCTCATCTTCAGATCTCCTTGAAATTATTTCAGATCCCCCAAATGGAAGCGAGAATCTTCTAATGCAG GTATTGCAAACACTTACAGATGGTACGATCCCTTCTAAGGATTTAATATGTACTGTGAAAAGGTTGCATGATTCAAAACTCAAG GATGCAGAGTTTCTTATTCCGATATTACCATTCCTATCAAATGATGAG GTAATGCCCATTTTTTCTCACATTGTGAATCTTCCTTTAGAGAAGTTCCAAGCAGCACTTGGGCGCATATTACAG GGATCATCACAATCAGGTCCAGTTCTTACTCCGGCTGAAGTTTTAATTGCAATTCATGGAATTGATCCTGAAAAGGACGGAATTGCCTTGAAAAAG GTCACAGACGCATGCAATGCTTGCTTTGAGCAGCGGCAAACTTTTACTCAAGAAGTTCTTGCCAGAGTTTTGAATCAGTTG GTTGAGCAGATTCCTCCTCCTTTACTGTTCATGCGTACTGTATTACAAGCAATTGGTGCTTTTCCAACACTG GTGGACTTTATAATGGGGATTCTTTCTCGCCTTGTGACGAAGCAG ATATGGAAATACCCTAAGTTGTGGGTGGGATTCTTGAAGTGTGTGCAGTTGACAAAACCACAGTCATTTGGCATTTTGCTTCAG CTGCCTCCAGCACAATTGGAAAATGCATTAAATAGAATTGCAGCCTTGAAGGCACCATTGATTGCGCATGCAAGCCAGCCAGATATACAATCTAAACTTCCGAG GGCTGTGCTGGTTGTTCTGGGACTTGCTTCCGATTCTCAGGTTTCAAGTCAAGCACAAACTAGTCAGACACAAACTAGTCAGACACAGACTAGTCAAACACAGACTACTCAGACACAAACTAGTCAAACACAGACTGGTGAGACAAGCAGCTCAGACAAGGACACAGCGACAGAAAAATCAAAGGAATCGTCTACAGCCAGCTAA